The nucleotide sequence ATTTGCGTGCTTTTTTCAGCCAATGATGCCTATATGCGAGGCTATCGGCTTTCCGTCCCCGCAGACTGCATTGCATCAAATGATAAGCACGACAACGAATATGCCCTGCGGATGATGAAGAATGTCCTGCAGGCGGATATATCCGCTTCCCCTCATATAAAAATATAACATGCTCCCGCTCATTTCCTCATAGAATGTAACAGAGAAAGTATGACGAATGAGTGAGGGGATTCAATATGCAGATACATATTGTCCGGGAAGGACAAACATTATACGGCATTGCCCAGGCGTACAGCACGACTGCCGAAGAGATCATTCAGACAAACGAGATCCCAAATCCCGGCCAGCTTGTCGTCGGCCAGACTATTGTTATTCCGATCAGGGGGCGTTTCTACTGGGTGCAGCCCGGCGATACCCTCTGGTCCATCAGCAAAAAGTTCGGCACTACCCCAAAAGAGCTTGCAGAAATAAACGGGATCCAGCTCAACACCCAGCTTCAGATCGGATTCAGGCTCTATGTTCCCGAACGCCCTAAACCAAAAGCAGAGTTTAACGCCTATATAGAGCCGTCCGGCAATCAGGTCAGCCCGAACCTAGAGGAAAGCGCCAGAGAAGCAGCTCCTTATTTAACATACCTCGGCCCGTTCAGCTTCCGCATCCAAAAAGACGGAACACTGAAAGAACCTCTATTAAATGATTTTGCCAATATCGCAAAGAAAAACAAAGTCACGCTGATGATGATTGTAACGAACCTGGATGATGACGGCTTCAGTGATGAGATTGGACGGATTGTTCTCAACAATCAGGATGTCCAGAATAAGCTTTTAAACAACATCGTTGCGACAGCAAAGAAATACGGATTCAGGGATATTCATTTTGACATGGAATATTTGCGTCCGGCAGACAGAGAAGCCTATAACCGTTTTTTGAAAAAAGCAAAAGCAAGATTCAAGAAAGAAGGATGGCTGATCTCAACCGCTCTTGCACCGAAAACAAGTGCAGATCAAAAAGGCAAGTGGTATGAAGCCCATGACTACAAGGCTCATGGGGAAATTGTTGATTTTGTCGTCGTCATGACATATGAATGGGGATACAGCGGGGGACCTCCTATGGCAGTGTCTCCGATCGGCCCTGTCCGCGAAGTGCTCGACTATACGCTTACAGAAATTCCTGCGGGAAAGGTCATGATGGGGCAGAATCTCTATGGCTATGACTGGACGCTTCCGTTTAAGCCGGGAGGACAGTTTGCAAAAGCCATAAGCCCGCAGCAGGCCATCCGTCTCGCAAGCCGGTATAACGTCCCGATTCAATATGATATGAAAGCTCAGGCGCCGCACTTCAATTACCGTGCAGAGGACGGCAAAGAACATGAAGTCTGGTTTGAAGACGCACGATCCATCCAGGCGAAATTTGACCTGATGAAGGAACTGAAGCTCCGCGGCATGAGCTATTGGAAGCTCGGGCTTTCCTTCCCGCAGAACTGGCTTTTGATTACCGACAATTTCGAGGTCGTGAAACGTTAAAAAGCAGCCGCCAGGCTGCTTTTTCTGATTGCTTTCCTATTCAATCCATGTATACATATAGTCTTTATCTTCAATTTCCTGTGCTTTCTTCACAACCTTAAGCGGCCGGAACGTATCAATCATGACAGCAAGCTCCAGGGTATCTTTTTTCCCGATGCTTGCTTCCGTCTTCCCTGGATGAGGCCCATGGGGAATGCCGCTCGGATGAAGCGTGATCGATCCACGCTTAATTCCTTTTCTGCTCATGAAATTTCCTTCAGCATAGTAAAGAAGCTCATCGCTGTTCACATTGCTGTGATAATAAGGAGCCGGAATGCTCTCCGGATGGTAGTCGTACATCCGCGGCACAAAGGAACAGACAACAAAATTGTGCCCTTCAAACGTCTGGTGAACCGGAGGCGGCTGATGGATACGGCCTGTAATCGGCTCGAAATCTTCAATGTTAAACGCCCATGGATACAAATAGCCGTCCCAGCCGACGACATCAAAAGGATGATGCCCCAGGATGTGCCTGTGCATATACCCTCTGGATTTTGTCAGTACTTCAAACTCTCCCCGCTCATCAAAGGTAAGCAGTTCCTCAGGACCGCGAAAATCCCTCTCGCAAAACGGGCTGTGCTCAAGCAGCTGACCGTACTCGTTTCTGTACCGCTTCGGCGTCGTAATCTGACTGCACGATTCAACGATGAGAAAGGCTGTCTCTGTCTCAGGCTGAATTCTGTAAATCGTCCCGATGGGAATCGAGATGTAATCTCCTGAACGATAGGTGATCACACCGAACATCGTCTCCACTTTTCCGCTCCCTTCGTGGACAAAAAACAGCTCGTCGCCATCTCCGTTGCGGTAAAAAGAGGACATTGGCTTATCTGCTTTGATGACGCCGATTAAAAGATCGTCATTTCCCAGAAGATACTCCCTGGCACTCAGGGCATCCCCCTTCTCTGTCATAGCATCTGTGAAAAAGTGCCTGTGCTTTAATGAATCTGTCTTTTCATATTCCGGCATGCACGGCTGCAGCAGCTCAGATTTCACCACTTCAGTCGGCATATAATGATGATAGAGAATCGACTGCACCCCTGAAAAGCCTTTCGTTCCCATCACCTGTTCCCTGTACAGGCTGCCGTCTTCTTTTTTAAACATTGTGTGCCTCTTATGCGGGATCGTGCCAAGAGTCCGGTAATACATCCTCTCACCTGCTTTTAGCTGTGATTTTGTTTTTCAGAGAACCAAGGCCCTCAATTGTCAGTTCAACTTCATCCCCAGGCTGCAAATAACGGTGCACCTCTTCTCCAAGCTCAAGAATGCAGCCTGTGCCCACGGTGCCTGAACCAATGACCTCTCCCGGATACAGCGTCACACCGGCTGATGCTCGTTCAATCATTTCGCCAAACGAATAATAGCAGTCCCGTACGTTGCCGCTTGAGAGCTGCTTACCATTAACAGCTGCTTTCATCTCGAGATCAAGCTTTGGTCCGAGTTCATCCGCGGTTACAAGAAAAGGACCGAGCGAGGTCGCAAAATCCTTTCCTTTTGCAGGACCGAGGCCGACTTTCATCTCTGCCTGCTGAAGATCGCGTGCACTCCAGTCGTTCATAATAAAGTACCCGAATATATACTCACCTGCGCGCTCAGCCGGAATATCACAGCCTTCTTTTCCAATCACGCAGGCAATCTCAAGCTCATAATCCAAAGCCCCGCATCCGGGAGGAACTTCGATGGCATCCCCCGGCCCTTTAACAGCCAGATGATTTGAAAAATAAAAAACCGGAAACTGATACCATTCAGGCACAACGTCAAGCCCTCTTTTCCCCCGTGCTGTTTTCACGTGCTGCTCAAACGCATAAAAATCACGGATGCTCAGCGGCCTTGGAAGAGGAGCTGCAAGCCTTTCCTCCTCAAGCTCATAAACCCCTGCATCCCCGGCACGAAATGGTTTAAGACTCCTGATGAAATCAGCATACCGTTCATAGTCCGCTATCAGACGGAGAAGATCCCGAGGCAAATACCCCCCGCTTGCCGCATGCATATCGATGATCAAATCTCCCTGTATCCATCCTGCCCTCAGTTGTTGATCACCCGTTTGAAAGGTCACAAATTTCATCCCATCACCTTCTGACAATTTCAAATGTGTCACTCATCGGCTTTGTATA is from Bacillus sp. FSL H8-0547 and encodes:
- a CDS encoding glycoside hydrolase family 18 protein, with amino-acid sequence MQIHIVREGQTLYGIAQAYSTTAEEIIQTNEIPNPGQLVVGQTIVIPIRGRFYWVQPGDTLWSISKKFGTTPKELAEINGIQLNTQLQIGFRLYVPERPKPKAEFNAYIEPSGNQVSPNLEESAREAAPYLTYLGPFSFRIQKDGTLKEPLLNDFANIAKKNKVTLMMIVTNLDDDGFSDEIGRIVLNNQDVQNKLLNNIVATAKKYGFRDIHFDMEYLRPADREAYNRFLKKAKARFKKEGWLISTALAPKTSADQKGKWYEAHDYKAHGEIVDFVVVMTYEWGYSGGPPMAVSPIGPVREVLDYTLTEIPAGKVMMGQNLYGYDWTLPFKPGGQFAKAISPQQAIRLASRYNVPIQYDMKAQAPHFNYRAEDGKEHEVWFEDARSIQAKFDLMKELKLRGMSYWKLGLSFPQNWLLITDNFEVVKR
- a CDS encoding homogentisate 1,2-dioxygenase, which translates into the protein MYYRTLGTIPHKRHTMFKKEDGSLYREQVMGTKGFSGVQSILYHHYMPTEVVKSELLQPCMPEYEKTDSLKHRHFFTDAMTEKGDALSAREYLLGNDDLLIGVIKADKPMSSFYRNGDGDELFFVHEGSGKVETMFGVITYRSGDYISIPIGTIYRIQPETETAFLIVESCSQITTPKRYRNEYGQLLEHSPFCERDFRGPEELLTFDERGEFEVLTKSRGYMHRHILGHHPFDVVGWDGYLYPWAFNIEDFEPITGRIHQPPPVHQTFEGHNFVVCSFVPRMYDYHPESIPAPYYHSNVNSDELLYYAEGNFMSRKGIKRGSITLHPSGIPHGPHPGKTEASIGKKDTLELAVMIDTFRPLKVVKKAQEIEDKDYMYTWIE
- a CDS encoding fumarylacetoacetate hydrolase family protein — encoded protein: MKFVTFQTGDQQLRAGWIQGDLIIDMHAASGGYLPRDLLRLIADYERYADFIRSLKPFRAGDAGVYELEEERLAAPLPRPLSIRDFYAFEQHVKTARGKRGLDVVPEWYQFPVFYFSNHLAVKGPGDAIEVPPGCGALDYELEIACVIGKEGCDIPAERAGEYIFGYFIMNDWSARDLQQAEMKVGLGPAKGKDFATSLGPFLVTADELGPKLDLEMKAAVNGKQLSSGNVRDCYYSFGEMIERASAGVTLYPGEVIGSGTVGTGCILELGEEVHRYLQPGDEVELTIEGLGSLKNKITAKSR